From one Physeter macrocephalus isolate SW-GA chromosome 18, ASM283717v5, whole genome shotgun sequence genomic stretch:
- the MST1R gene encoding macrophage-stimulating protein receptor, with translation MELQPPPLQPFLLLLLLLPPPLLPAVPETGGSWQCPRIPYAASRDFDVEYLVPSFSAGRPVQAVATYEGGREGSAVFVATRNRLHVLGPDLQPVESLATGPAGAPGCQTCAACGPGPHGPPGDTDAQVLVLEPVLPALISCGSSLQGRCFLHELEPGGTALHLAPPVCLFSVHHNQPEDCPDCVASPLGTLVTVVEQGHASYFYVASSLDSAVAASFSPRSVSIRRLKADASGFAPGFAALSVVPEHLASYRIEYVYSFRAGAFVYFLSVQPANVVDAPGALHTRLARLSAVETDLGNYRELVLDCRFAPKRRRRAAHEGVQPYPVLRAAHTAPVGGRLATELSIAEGQEVLFGVFSASRDSGPGVDPNSVVCAFPVDLLDTLIEQGVERCCEPPVHPGLQRGLDFFQLPSFCPDPPGLVAPSPQTSCRHFPLLVSSSLLRVDLFNGLLGPAQVTALHVTRLDNVTVAHMGTADGRILQVFQVPIQGPGCRHFLTCGRCLRAQRFMGCGWCGGVCGRQKECPGSWQQDHCPPELTKFSPHSGPLRGSTRLTLCGSNFYLHPPGLVPEGTHQVTVGQSPCRLLLKGNSNLSQVSRKDFVEELECELEPLGTQEAGPANVSLTMTNMPLGKHFRVDGTSVLRGFSFMEPMLTAVQPLFGPRAGGTCLTLEGQGLSVGTSRAVLVNGTECLLKRVSEGQLLCTTPPGAATARVPIRLQVGGAEVPGSWNFHYQEDPIMLGISPNCGYTGSHVTIHGQHLTSVWHLVLSFHDGRRAVENRCEGQLPEQHWCRLPEYLVRGPQGWVTGNLSAQGDGAAGFTLPGFRFLPPPHPPSMDLVPLKPEEHAVKFEYIGLGAVADCVDVNVTVGGESCQHELRGDVIVCPLPPSLQLGKDGAPLQVCVDGGCHILGKVVRPGLEGVPQSTLLGVLLALLLLVAVLATILVFSYHQRKQLVLSPNLDDLASLDRTTGAMPLPLLRSSSDYRNGLAPAIDGRDSTTQVHRASFSGNGDGSHVPLLRKKSIQLGDLNSVLLAEVKDVLIPHERVVTHTDRVIGKGHFGVVYHGEYTDEAQNQIHCAVKSLSRITEVQEVEAFLREGLLMRSLHHPNVMALIGIVLPPEGLPRVLLPYMRHGDLLQFIRSPQRNPTVKDLISFGLQVARGMAYLAEQKFVHRDLAARNCMLDESFTVKVADFGLARDVLDKEYYSVQQRHHARLPVKWMALESLQTYRFTTKSDVWSFGVLLWELLTRGAPPYPHIDPFDLMHFLAQGRRLPQPEYCPDSLYAVMQHCWAADPAARPTFGALAGDVERLVAALRGDHYVQLPVAYVNVGPGAPDKADMPLE, from the exons ATGGAGCTCCAACCGCCGCCATTGCAGCCCTTCCtgttactactgctgctgctgccgccgccgctgctaCCGGCAGTGCCCGAGACGGGAGGGTCCTGGCAGTGCCCGCGCATCCCCTATGCTGCCTCCCGCGACTTTGACGTGGAGTACTTGGTGCCCAGCTTCTCGGCCGGCCGGCCGGTACAGGCTGTAGCAACCTACGAGGGCGGCAGGGAAGGGAGTGCCGTGTTCGTGGCCACACGCAATCGCCTGCATGTGCTTGGGCCTGATCTGCAGCCAGTTGAGAGCCTGGCCACGGGCCCTGCTGGGGCCCCTGGCTGCCAGACGTGTGCGGCCTGTGGCCCAGGCCCCCACGGCCCACCGGGAGACACAGATGCGCAGGTTCTGGTGCTGGAGCCGGTGCTGCCCGCACTGATCAGTTGTGGCTCCAGCCTTCAGGGACGCTGCTTCTTGCATGAGCTAGAGCCTGGCGGGACAGCCCTGCACCTGGCGCCACCAGTCTGCCTTTTCTCAGTGCACCACAATCAACCGGAGGACTGTCCCGACTGTGTGGCCAGCCCGCTAGGCACCCTCGTGACCGTGGTTGAGCAGGGCCATGCCTCCTACTTCTACGTGGCATCCTCACTGGACTCGGCGGTGGCCGCCAGCTTCAGCCCACGCTCAGTGTCCATCCGGCGCCTCAAGGCCGACGCCTCAGGATTTGCACCAGGCTTTGCAGCACTGTCAGTGGTGCCTGAGCACCTGGCTTCCTACCGCATCGAATACGTGTACAGTTTCCGTGCAGGAGCCTTCGTCTATTTCCTGAGTGTGCAGCCAGCCAACGTGGTAGACGCTCCTGGCGCCTTACACACGCGCCTGGCACGGCTCAGCGCTGTGGAGACTGACCTGGGCAACTACCGCGAGCTGGTCCTCGACTGCCGTTTTGCACCTAAACGCCGGCGTCGCGCGGCCCATGAGGGCGTGCAGCCCTACCCGGTGCTGCGGGCGGCCCACACTGCTCCAGTGGGCGGGCGACTGGCTACTGAGCTGAGCATCGCTGAGGGCCAGGAAGTGCTGTTCGGGGTCTTCTCAGCTAGCAGAGACAGCGGCCCAGGTGTGGATCCCAACTCTGTCGTCTGTGCGTTCCCTGTAGACTTGCTGGACACTCTCATCGAGCAGGGTGTGGAGCGCTGTTGTGAGCCTCCTGTCCACCCTGGCCTCCAGCGAGGCCTCGACTTCTTCCAGTTGCCCAGTTTTTGCCCTGACCCG cctggcctggtgGCTCCCAGCCCCCAAACCAGCTGCCGCCACTTCCCCCTGCTGGTCAGCAGCAGCCTCTTACGGGTGGACCTATTCAACGGGCTGTTAGGACCAGCGCAGGTCACTGCATTGCACGTGACACGTCTCGACAATGTCACAGTGGCCCACATGGGCACAGCCGACGGGCGCATCCTGCAG GTCTTCCAGGTACCTATCCAGGGCCCTGGCTGCCGCCACTTCCTCACCTGTGGGCGTTGCCTGCGGGCACAGCGTTTCATGGGCTGTGGATGGTGCGGGGGCGTGTGTGGCCGGCAGAAGGAATGTCCTGGCTCCTGGCAGCAGGACCATTGCCCCCCCGAGCTTACTAAG TTCAGCCCCCACAGTGGACCCCTAAGGGGCAGCACGAGACTGACGCTGTGTGGCTCCAACTTCTACCTGCATCCTCCTGGTCTGGTGCCTGAGGGCACCCATCAGGTCACTGTGGGTCAAAGTCCCTGCCGACTGCTGCTCAAAGGCAACTCAAACCTCAG CCAAGTATCCCGGAAGGACTTTGTAGAGGAGCTTGAGTGTGAACTGGAGCCCTTGGGCACGCAGGAAGCCGGGCCTGCCAACGTCAGCCTCACCATGACCAACATGCCACTGGGCAAGCACTTCCGGGTAGATGGCACCTCCGTGCTGCGAGGCTTCTCTTTCATG GAGCCCATGCTGACAGCAGTACAACCCCTCTTTGGTCCACGGGCAGGGGGTACCTGCCTCACCCTTGAAGGCCAAGGCCTGTCTGTTGGCACCAGCCGGGCTGTGCTGGTCAATGGGACTGAGTGCCTGCTGAAACG GGTCAGCGAGGGGCAACTTTTATGTACCACACCCCCCGGGGCTGCTACCGCCCGCGTTCCCATTCGCCTGCAGGTGGGGGGCGCCGAAGTGCCTGGCTCCTGGAACTTCCACTACCAGGAAGACCCCATCATGCTGGGTATCAGCCCCAACTGTGGCTACAC TGGCTCCCACGTCACCATCCATGGACAGCATCTGACTTCAGTGTGGCACCTCGTGCTGTCATTCCATGATGGGCGCAGGGCAGTGGAGAACAGG TGTGAGGGGCAGCTCCCGGAGCAGCACTGGTGCCGCCTGCCCGAATACCTGGTCCGAGGACCGCAGGGGTGGGTGACGGGGAACCTGAGTGCCCAGGGGGATGGAGCTGCTGGCTTCACACTGCCTGGCTTTCgcttcctgcccccaccccacccacccagcatGGACCTGGTCCCCCTGAAGCCTGAGGAGCATGCCGTTAAGTTTGAG TACATTGGGCTGGGCGCTGTGGCTGATTGCGTGGATGTGAACGTGACCGTGGGTGGTGAGAGCTGCCAACATGAGCTGCGGGGGGATGTGATTgtctgcccccttcccccctccctgcaACTTGGCAAGGACGGTGCTCCACTGCAG GTCTGCGTGGATGGTGGGTGTCACATCCTGGGCAAGGTAGTGCGGCCAGGTCTGGAAGGGGTCCCACAGAGCACACTCCTTGGTGTCCTACTGGCCCTGCTCCTGCTTGTGGCTGTACTGGCCACCATACTGGTCTTCAGTTATCACCAGAGAAAACAGCTAG TCCTTTCTCCGAACCTGGATGACTTGGCATCCCTGGACCGGACCACTGGAGCCATGCCTCTGCCTCTGCTGCGCTCAAGCTCTGACTATAGAAATGGCCTTG CCCCTGCCATTGATGGCCGGGATTCCACCACTCAGGTCCACAGAGCGTCCTTCTCAGGCAACGGGGATGGGTCCCATGTCCCACTGCTGCGGAAAAAGTCCATCCAGCTTGGGGACCTGAACTCTGTGCTCCTGGCCGAGGTCAAGGATGTACTGATTCCCCACGAGCGGGTAGTCACCCACACTGACCGAGTCATTGGCAAAG GTCATTTTGGAGTTGTTTACCATGGAGAATACACAGACGAGGCCCAGAATCAAATCCACTGTGCCGTCAAGTCGCTGAGTC GCATCACGGAGGTGCAGGAGGTGGAGGCCTTCCTGCGTGAGGGGCTGCTCATGCGCAGTCTGCACCACCCAAATGTGATGGCTCTCATTGGTATCGTGCTGCCACCTGAAGGGCTGCCCCGCGTGCTGCTGCCCTATATGCGCCACGGAGACCTGCTCCAATTCATCCGCTCACCCCAGCGG AACCCCACAGTGAAGGACCTCATCAGCTTCGGCCTGCAGGTGGCCCGCGGCATGGCGTACCTGGCAGAGCAGAAGTTTGTGCACCGGGACCTGGCTGCTCGGAACTGCAT GCTGGATGAGTCATTCACAGTCAAGGTGGCTGACTTTGGTCTGGCCCGCGATGTCCTGGACAAGGAGTACTACAGTGTCCAACAGCGCCACCATGCTCGCCTACCTGTCAAATGGATGGCGCTAGAGAGCCTGCAGACCTACAGATTCACCACCAAGTCCGACGTG TGGTCATTTGGCGTCCTCTTATGGGAACTGCTGACACGGGGTGCCCCACCGTACCCCCACATCGACCCTTTTGACCTCATGCACTTCCTGGCCCAGGGTCGGCGCCTGCCCCAGCCTGAGTATTGCCCTGATTCTCT GTACGCAGTAATGCAGCACTGCTGGGCTGCGGACCCTGCAGCACGACCCACCTTTGGAGCACTGGCAGGGGACGTGGAACGCTTGGTGGCCGCGTTGCGAGGGGACCACTACGTGCAGCTGCCTGTGGCCTACGTGAACGTGGGCCCTGGTGCCCCTGACAAGGCAGACATGCCCTTGGAATAG
- the MON1A gene encoding vacuolar fusion protein MON1 homolog A isoform X2, producing the protein MAADMQRKRSSEGPDGTLAPSDGQSVERAESPTPGLAQGMEPGAGQEGAMFVHARSYEDLTESENGVASGESPKEGAGGPPPLPTDMRQISQDFSELSTQLTGVARDLQEEMLPGSSEDWPESPGAAGRPATEPSREGTGEGDEEETAEAWRLHQKHVFVLSEAGKPVYSRYGSEEALSSTMGVMVALVSFLEADKNAIRSIHADGYKVVFVRRSPLVLVAVARTRQSAQELAQELLYIYYQILSLLTGAQLSHIFQQKQNYDLRRLLSGSERITDNLLQLMARDPSFLMGAARCLPLAAAVRDVVSASLQQARARSLVFSILLARNQLVALVRRKDQFLHPIDLHLLFNLISSSSSFREGEAWTPVCLPKFNAAGFFHAHISYLEPDTDLCLLLVSTDREDFFAVSDCRRRFQERLRKRGAHLALREALRTPYYSVAQVGIPDLRHFLYKSKSSGLFTSPEIEAPYTSEEEQERLLGLYQYLHSRAHNASRPLKTIYYTGPNENLLAWVTGAFELYMCYSPLGTKASAVSAIHKLMRWIRKEEDRLFILTPLTY; encoded by the exons GTGCCGGACAGGAGGGTGCCATGTTCGTCCATGCCCGTTCCTACGAGGACCTGACTGAATCAGAGAATGGGGTGGCTTCTGGGGAGAGCCCCAAGGAGGGTGCTGGCGGTCCCCCACCTCTGCCTACAGACATGCGCCAGATCAGCCAGGACTTCAGTGAGCTGAGCACCCAGCTGACGGGTGTCGCCCGAGACCTGCAGGAGGAGATGCTTCCAGGAAGCTCTGAGGACTGGCCGGAGTCCCCAGGGGCAGCTGGGCGACCAGCCACAGAGCCCTCAAGGGAGGGCACTGGTGAAGGGGATGAGGAGGAGACTGCTGAGGCATGGCGCCTGCACCAGAAGCATGTCTTCGTGCTGAGCGAGGCGGGGAAGCCTGTGTACTCCCGCTATGGGTCAGAGGAGGCACTTTCCAGCACCATGGGTGTCATGGTGGCCCTGGTGTCCTTCCTGGAGGCTGACAAGAATGCCATCCGTTCCATCCATGCAG ATGGCTACAAGGTCGTATTCGTGCGCCGGAGCCCACTGGTGCTGGTGGCGGTGGCCCGCACGCGGCAGTCGGCACAGGAACTGGCGCAAGAGTTGCTCTACATCTACTACCAGATCCTGAGCCTTCTTACGGGCGCGCAGCTGAGCCACATCTTCCAGCAGAAGCAGAACTATGACCTGCGGCGCCTGCTCTCGGGCTCTGAGCGCATCACGGACAACCTGCTGCAGCTCATGGCGCGAGACCCCAGTTTCCTGATGGGGGCGGCGCGCTGCCTGCCCCTGGCGGCGGCCGTGCGCGACGTCGTGAGCGCCAGCCTGCAGCAGGCGCGCGCCCGCAGCCTCGTCTTCTCCATCCTGCTGGCGCGCAACCAGCTCGTGGCGCTCGTGCGCCGCAAGGACCAATTCCTGCACCCCATCGACCTGCACCTGCTCTTCAACCTCATAAGTTCCTCCTCGTCCTTCCGCGAGGGCGAGGCCTGGACGCCCGTGTGCCTGCCCAAATTCAACGCAGCCGGCTTCTTCCACGCACACATCTCTTACCTGGAGCCTGACACGGATCTCTGCCTGCTGCTCGTCTCCACGGACCGTGAGGACTTCTTTGCAGTGTCTGACTGCCGCCGCCGCTTTCAGGAGCGCCTGCGGAAGCGCGGAGCGCACCTGGCGCTGCGGGAGGCACTGCGCACACCTTACTACAGTGTTGCCCAAGTGGGCATCCCTGACCTGCGCCACTTCCTCTATAAGTCAAAGAGCTCGGGACTCTTCACCAG CCCTGAGATCGAGGCCCCGTACACCAGTGAAGAGGAGCAGGAGCGGCTGCTGGGCCTCTACCAGTACCTGCACAGCCGCGCCCACAATGCCTCCCGCCCACTCAAGACTATCTACTACACGGGCCCCAACGAGAACCTCCTGGCTTGG GTGACAGGCGCCTTTGAGCTCTACATGTGCTACAGCCCCCTGGGGACCAAGGCGTCGGCCGTCAGTGCCATCCATAAACTGATGCGCTGGATCCGCAAAGAAGAAGACCGCCTCTTCATCCTCACGCCCCTCACGTACTGA